Proteins encoded in a region of the Haloarcula sp. CBA1129 genome:
- a CDS encoding peptidylprolyl isomerase, which translates to MPIEPGDGVTIEYVGRFEDGGVFDTSRPEVAREHGLIEAQGVEASEYAPLSFTVGSGEIIEGLDEALVGMAAGEEATVTVPPAKAYGEFQPDRVREYDPETFEGMVGKEPEVGLHVEAENGLHGDVTAVRDDAVEVDFNHELSGKTLVFDVEVVDVR; encoded by the coding sequence ATGCCAATCGAACCGGGAGACGGCGTTACCATCGAGTACGTCGGCCGCTTCGAGGACGGCGGCGTCTTCGATACGTCACGTCCCGAAGTCGCCAGAGAGCACGGACTCATCGAGGCACAGGGCGTCGAGGCGAGCGAGTACGCACCGCTCTCCTTCACTGTCGGTTCTGGGGAGATAATCGAGGGTCTCGACGAGGCCCTCGTCGGAATGGCCGCTGGCGAGGAAGCCACCGTCACGGTGCCACCGGCGAAGGCCTACGGGGAGTTCCAGCCCGACCGCGTCCGCGAGTACGACCCCGAAACGTTCGAGGGCATGGTCGGAAAAGAACCGGAAGTCGGACTCCACGTCGAAGCTGAAAACGGACTTCACGGAGATGTCACTGCGGTCCGGGACGACGCCGTTGAAGTCGATTTCAACCACGAACTGTCCGGTAAGACGCTCGTGTTCGATGTCGAAGTCGTCGATGTCCGATAG
- a CDS encoding NUDIX hydrolase, with translation MTDDASGQGTGDANLTEKINQTNVDERISSLEAAYDEVPVTRETFELTPEEYADVFAATRGTGYSGNSVVFVTRDGSDFPELSDQIPEQAAGDTRDRVLLVLGRGADMWALPGGGKGDEYESVQGTAVRRVNEQTGIRCTVTGVAEVVHSKYYPDTDAQGSVHTLDIYLEAEYKKGTLDVDESELMGAGWFADPPERLTPGAEERFAAFLDDE, from the coding sequence ATGACTGACGACGCCAGTGGTCAGGGGACTGGGGACGCGAACCTCACGGAGAAGATCAACCAGACGAACGTCGACGAGCGTATTTCGAGTCTGGAAGCGGCCTACGACGAGGTTCCAGTCACCCGGGAAACCTTCGAGCTAACCCCCGAGGAGTACGCCGACGTGTTCGCTGCGACGCGTGGGACCGGCTACTCGGGGAACAGCGTCGTGTTCGTCACCCGTGACGGCTCTGATTTCCCGGAGCTGAGCGACCAGATACCCGAGCAGGCCGCCGGGGACACCCGCGACCGCGTTCTGCTGGTGTTGGGCCGTGGCGCTGACATGTGGGCGCTGCCGGGTGGCGGCAAAGGGGACGAGTACGAGTCGGTGCAAGGGACCGCCGTCCGCCGTGTCAACGAACAGACCGGCATCCGCTGTACGGTCACCGGCGTCGCGGAGGTCGTTCACTCGAAGTACTATCCGGACACCGACGCACAGGGATCGGTCCACACGCTAGATATCTACCTCGAAGCGGAGTACAAGAAAGGGACCCTCGACGTTGACGAGTCTGAACTCATGGGCGCAGGGTGGTTCGCAGACCCGCCAGAGCGCCTGACACCGGGAGCAGAGGAACGGTTTGCGGCCTTCCTTGACGACGAGTGA
- a CDS encoding ABC transporter ATP-binding protein: protein MLEARNLQKSFGELVATDDITLEFGKDEGELVFIVGPNGAGKTTFINLLTGFLSPDEGSIVLDGDDITGMSANGRVDAGIARSFQVVKVFEEMTVRENLRTVVLTEQGKTWSLFSMADGHEDVEAQVDELIEKFRLEDAADTVAEELPHGDRKLLDVAMSFGLDPDYLLLDEPTSGVSTREKEYVIETIVEVGRAEGVTTVTIEHDMDIVTEYADRVVALHQGAVHGVGPPTMLETDDELRRLLLGVGDDE, encoded by the coding sequence ATGCTCGAAGCACGCAATCTGCAGAAGTCCTTCGGTGAACTGGTCGCAACTGACGACATCACGCTCGAGTTCGGCAAAGACGAGGGCGAACTCGTCTTCATCGTCGGCCCGAACGGGGCCGGGAAGACGACGTTCATCAACCTCTTGACCGGCTTTCTCTCGCCGGACGAGGGCTCCATCGTCCTTGATGGCGACGACATCACCGGAATGTCGGCAAACGGGCGCGTCGACGCCGGTATCGCCCGGAGCTTTCAGGTCGTCAAGGTGTTCGAGGAGATGACGGTCCGAGAGAACCTCCGGACGGTCGTACTAACCGAGCAAGGCAAGACTTGGAGCCTCTTCTCGATGGCTGACGGCCACGAGGACGTGGAGGCGCAGGTCGACGAACTAATAGAGAAGTTCCGGCTCGAAGACGCGGCCGACACCGTCGCCGAGGAACTCCCCCACGGCGACCGGAAACTGCTCGACGTGGCGATGTCCTTTGGCCTCGACCCGGATTATCTCCTGCTCGACGAGCCGACCTCTGGGGTGTCGACCCGCGAGAAGGAGTACGTCATCGAGACGATTGTCGAGGTCGGCCGGGCCGAGGGCGTCACGACGGTCACCATCGAACACGACATGGACATCGTCACGGAGTACGCGGACCGCGTCGTCGCCCTGCATCAGGGCGCAGTCCACGGGGTCGGCCCGCCGACGATGCTTGAAACGGACGACGAACTCCGGCGGCTCCTCTTGGGGGTGGGCGACGATGAGTAG
- a CDS encoding GNAT family N-acetyltransferase, giving the protein MYVRDAKNREEVWLLDRIEEMGLDETAFRSRDYVVAIDEESHEKAGFGRIRIHKSEEVSVCELTSIGVLPEWRNQGVGAHVIERLVEYAGDEGFDTVYSLTNASEYLAQFGFERIEPTQLPDSLRGRLATKQENIQPDAVPLRVAVDRFEVPGPLRKRFKQASAGESEDTEPEEGPEDFGIDPDEATYKYDTGD; this is encoded by the coding sequence ATGTACGTCCGGGATGCGAAAAACCGAGAGGAAGTCTGGTTGCTCGACCGTATCGAAGAAATGGGGCTGGACGAGACGGCTTTCAGATCCCGGGACTACGTCGTCGCTATCGACGAGGAGAGCCACGAGAAGGCGGGCTTCGGTCGGATCCGAATCCACAAGAGCGAGGAGGTGTCCGTCTGTGAACTCACCAGCATCGGCGTTCTGCCGGAGTGGCGCAATCAGGGCGTTGGCGCGCACGTCATCGAGCGACTGGTCGAGTACGCGGGCGACGAAGGGTTCGACACCGTCTACTCGCTGACGAACGCTTCGGAGTATCTCGCACAGTTCGGCTTCGAGCGCATCGAACCGACGCAGTTGCCCGACTCGCTCCGGGGCCGACTGGCCACCAAACAGGAGAACATCCAGCCGGACGCGGTTCCGCTCCGGGTGGCCGTCGACCGCTTCGAGGTACCGGGGCCGCTCCGGAAGCGGTTCAAGCAGGCCAGTGCCGGCGAATCCGAGGACACCGAGCCAGAAGAGGGGCCCGAGGACTTCGGCATCGACCCCGACGAAGCGACCTACAAGTACGACACGGGCGACTGA
- a CDS encoding ABC transporter ATP-binding protein, with the protein MSSDSLLSVRGLNAAVEGFQVTEDIDLDVNAGEAVGLVGRNGAGKTSTFRGIMGLTPVWSGSVRFRGEELTSIRSELIPKRGIGYQPEDRKLFTGMTVDENFRLPIWTSGKARGIDDEDAVIESVYDVLTELDDRRNAKVQNLSGGQAKMVAIGRALALQPDLLILDEPLEGLAPVVVESLKRYIRAINDRDIAVLIAESNVTHVPEVVDRLYVIERGDIVASGDPEELAADEDIQKLMQGSGAE; encoded by the coding sequence ATGAGTAGTGATTCTCTGCTGTCGGTTCGTGGCCTCAACGCCGCCGTTGAGGGGTTTCAGGTGACCGAGGACATCGACCTCGACGTGAACGCCGGGGAGGCGGTCGGTCTCGTCGGCCGAAACGGGGCCGGCAAGACCAGCACCTTCCGCGGCATCATGGGTCTGACGCCGGTCTGGAGCGGGTCGGTCCGGTTCCGCGGCGAGGAACTGACGAGCATCCGCTCGGAGCTGATCCCCAAGCGTGGCATCGGCTATCAACCGGAGGACCGGAAACTGTTCACCGGGATGACCGTCGACGAGAACTTCCGGCTCCCGATCTGGACCAGCGGGAAGGCCCGCGGTATCGACGACGAGGACGCGGTCATCGAGAGCGTTTACGACGTGCTCACCGAACTTGACGACCGACGGAACGCGAAGGTCCAGAACCTCAGTGGCGGCCAAGCGAAGATGGTTGCCATCGGCCGGGCGCTGGCGCTCCAGCCCGACCTGCTCATCCTCGACGAACCGCTGGAGGGACTGGCTCCGGTCGTCGTCGAGAGCCTCAAGCGCTACATCCGGGCGATCAACGATCGCGACATCGCGGTCCTCATCGCCGAATCGAACGTCACGCACGTCCCAGAGGTCGTGGACCGGCTCTACGTCATCGAGCGCGGGGATATCGTCGCCAGCGGCGACCCCGAAGAACTGGCGGCCGACGAGGACATCCAGAAGCTGATGCAGGGCAGCGGAGCGGAATAG
- a CDS encoding methylmalonyl-CoA mutase, whose translation MFDPDELEEIRESKAQWEEDDVQPTVDRFGERKETFTTDTEGHEVDRLYTPEDISDLDYEVDLGLPGQEPYTRGVYPTGYRGRLWTMRQYAGMGTATETNERFNYLLDQGQTGLSMAFDLPTQMGYDSDHAMAAGEVGKTGVAIDSLDDMETVFDGIPLDEVSTSMTINAPASVLLAMYIAVGDKQGVDREELRGTIQNDVLKEYIARNTFIYPPEPSMRLITDIFEFCAAETPSFNTISISGYHIREAGSTAAQEIAFTLGDGIEYVEAAIEAGLDVDEFAPQLSFFFASYNNIFEEVAKFRAARRLWAKIMDERFDAQNPKSKQLKFHTQTAGSTLTAQQIENNVVRVSYQALAAVLGGTQSLHTNGKDEAIGLPTEQSVRTALRTQQILAHESGAADTIDPLAGSYYVESLTDELEAEARELIEEVDERGGMRRSIEEQWVQRQIQDVAFERQREQEAGERVIVGVNEYQVEEEGEQDIEEVDEAVEQAQKDNVATVREERDDEAVEAKLDALRRAAEGDENVMPYIIDAVKVYATTGEVCDVLRDVFGEYQPGSSM comes from the coding sequence ATGTTTGACCCCGACGAGCTGGAGGAGATACGGGAGTCGAAGGCTCAGTGGGAGGAAGACGATGTCCAGCCCACCGTCGACCGCTTTGGCGAACGCAAGGAAACGTTCACCACGGACACTGAAGGACACGAGGTAGACCGTCTGTACACCCCCGAAGATATCTCCGATCTCGACTACGAGGTGGATCTAGGTCTCCCCGGCCAAGAACCGTACACCCGCGGCGTCTATCCGACTGGCTATCGGGGCCGACTCTGGACAATGCGCCAATACGCCGGGATGGGGACGGCAACGGAGACCAACGAACGGTTCAATTACCTGCTCGACCAAGGTCAGACCGGGCTCTCGATGGCGTTTGACCTGCCCACACAGATGGGCTATGACTCCGACCACGCGATGGCTGCCGGCGAGGTCGGTAAAACCGGCGTCGCCATCGACTCGCTGGACGACATGGAGACCGTGTTCGACGGCATCCCGCTGGACGAGGTGTCGACGAGCATGACGATCAACGCCCCCGCGTCGGTGCTTTTGGCGATGTACATCGCCGTCGGCGACAAGCAGGGCGTCGACCGCGAGGAACTGCGCGGGACCATCCAGAACGACGTGCTGAAAGAGTACATCGCCCGGAACACGTTCATCTACCCGCCGGAGCCGTCGATGCGGCTCATCACCGATATCTTCGAGTTCTGTGCCGCCGAGACGCCGAGTTTCAACACCATCTCGATATCTGGGTATCACATCCGCGAGGCCGGTTCGACGGCCGCTCAGGAGATCGCGTTCACGCTCGGGGACGGCATCGAGTACGTCGAGGCCGCCATCGAGGCCGGGCTTGATGTGGACGAGTTCGCCCCACAGCTCTCCTTCTTTTTCGCCTCCTACAACAACATCTTCGAGGAGGTCGCGAAGTTCCGGGCCGCACGCCGACTCTGGGCGAAAATCATGGACGAACGCTTCGACGCCCAGAACCCCAAGTCAAAGCAGTTGAAGTTCCACACCCAGACCGCCGGCTCGACGCTGACCGCCCAGCAGATCGAGAACAACGTCGTTCGCGTGTCCTATCAGGCACTTGCGGCGGTCCTCGGCGGAACCCAGAGCCTCCACACGAACGGCAAAGACGAGGCCATCGGCCTGCCGACCGAGCAGTCCGTCAGGACGGCGCTGCGGACCCAGCAGATTCTCGCCCACGAGTCGGGAGCCGCGGACACCATCGACCCGCTGGCCGGCAGCTACTACGTCGAATCACTGACCGACGAACTCGAAGCCGAAGCCCGCGAACTCATCGAGGAGGTCGACGAACGCGGCGGGATGCGCCGCTCCATCGAGGAGCAGTGGGTCCAGCGCCAGATTCAGGACGTGGCCTTCGAGCGCCAACGCGAACAGGAGGCCGGCGAGCGGGTCATCGTCGGCGTCAACGAGTATCAGGTCGAAGAAGAGGGGGAACAGGACATCGAAGAGGTCGATGAGGCGGTCGAGCAGGCACAGAAAGACAACGTCGCCACGGTCCGGGAGGAGCGTGACGACGAGGCAGTCGAGGCGAAACTCGACGCCCTCCGGAGGGCCGCCGAGGGCGACGAGAACGTCATGCCCTACATCATCGACGCCGTGAAGGTGTACGCCACGACCGGCGAAGTGTGTGACGTGCTCCGGGACGTGTTCGGTGAGTATCAGCCCGGCTCGTCGATGTAA
- a CDS encoding sugar phosphate nucleotidyltransferase, whose translation MKAIVLAGGYATRLWPVTKHRPKMLLPVGETTVIDRILGELEEDSRITDVFVSTNQRFADDFRDHIAASSFEKPSLTVEETAEEDEKFGVVGALAQLVDREGLGDEDLLVIAGDNLISYGIDEFIDYFEQYGDPTLAAYDVGSREKASSYGLIELDGEEVTDFQEKPDDPNSTLVSIACYAFPADSIRFDEYLEDGNNPDEPGWFIQWLVDDGSVRAFTFDDAWYDIGTPGSYLEAVAWELDGDNVVAEDATIENTTLGENVHVLSGAEIVNSSLDRTIVFPDTTIRDSDVRESIIDRDTQVEGLDLAGALIGAHTQLTDGD comes from the coding sequence ATGAAAGCAATTGTCCTCGCAGGCGGGTACGCCACCCGGCTCTGGCCAGTCACCAAGCACCGGCCCAAAATGCTGCTCCCCGTTGGTGAGACAACTGTCATCGATCGGATTCTCGGCGAATTAGAGGAGGACAGTCGCATTACGGACGTGTTTGTCAGCACGAACCAGCGCTTTGCCGACGACTTCCGGGACCACATCGCCGCGAGTAGCTTCGAGAAGCCGTCCCTGACCGTCGAGGAAACTGCCGAGGAGGACGAGAAGTTCGGCGTCGTCGGCGCGCTCGCCCAACTGGTCGACCGGGAAGGGCTCGGCGACGAGGACCTGCTCGTCATCGCTGGTGACAACCTCATCAGTTACGGCATCGACGAGTTCATCGACTACTTCGAGCAGTACGGCGACCCCACGCTAGCCGCCTACGACGTCGGGTCCCGCGAGAAAGCAAGCTCCTACGGCCTCATTGAACTGGACGGTGAAGAAGTCACAGACTTCCAAGAGAAGCCCGACGACCCCAACAGCACGCTCGTCTCGATTGCCTGCTACGCGTTCCCGGCCGACTCGATTCGCTTCGACGAGTACCTCGAAGACGGGAACAACCCCGACGAACCCGGCTGGTTCATCCAGTGGCTCGTCGACGACGGGTCGGTCCGCGCGTTCACGTTCGACGACGCTTGGTACGACATCGGAACGCCCGGAAGCTATCTGGAGGCCGTCGCGTGGGAACTCGACGGCGACAACGTCGTCGCAGAGGACGCCACCATCGAGAACACCACGCTCGGCGAGAACGTCCACGTCCTCTCGGGGGCTGAGATCGTCAACTCCAGCCTCGACCGGACCATTGTGTTCCCGGACACGACCATCCGTGATTCGGATGTCCGCGAGTCGATAATCGACCGCGACACGCAGGTCGAGGGTCTGGACCTAGCCGGTGCGCTCATCGGTGCACATACGCAGTTGACCGACGGCGATTAA
- a CDS encoding ABC transporter substrate-binding protein: MERTTTDHDTGGIGRRKLLSAVGGSAVAAALAGCSTLLSDGESAEQGGQSSGGISDEPIQAGLLTFTRGAPGVLGIQAQRGAELAVQRINEAGGIGGQREIELDVVNEGSNPLDSYNQFIEEGKEVTFGPISSGTHSQIAPEVEKNEVINVSTDGTVTTLYEETVPDPTYSFRFQNYDIMEVVTMAREAVERIGADNISTVAGVNPGYSFGEDEMRVFTQAIQKLTDAEIVYEGFPELGASDMSNHITSINNEEPDVTFSSLWGGDVTTFVRQANANNMFENTTVFGTTLYSAAGDVPGDALAGTDIYSGSRNYYWGKPALGNWQPGRELFDAATQQDGVTVPTAHYMSGYGAVTAWATAVEKAIDLLGTYPSQEQIAQMLEGHGFFTPAGYHNIAEDHQGASNSFAGKMVYDDDLGAARLEDVNTYAATETAPPPGVTGSDWLDSWSA, from the coding sequence ATGGAACGAACGACAACGGACCATGACACTGGTGGCATCGGCAGGCGAAAACTGCTCTCCGCGGTCGGCGGCTCGGCCGTCGCCGCAGCACTCGCTGGCTGCTCGACGTTGCTGAGCGACGGCGAGTCAGCGGAGCAGGGCGGGCAGTCCAGCGGCGGCATCTCCGACGAACCCATACAGGCCGGGCTGTTGACCTTCACCCGCGGCGCACCGGGCGTGCTCGGTATCCAAGCCCAGCGCGGGGCCGAACTCGCGGTCCAGCGAATCAACGAGGCCGGCGGTATCGGCGGGCAGCGCGAAATCGAACTGGACGTGGTCAACGAGGGGTCGAACCCGCTCGACAGCTACAACCAGTTCATCGAGGAAGGAAAGGAGGTCACGTTCGGCCCGATCTCCAGTGGCACGCACAGCCAGATCGCCCCCGAGGTCGAGAAAAACGAGGTCATCAACGTCAGTACCGACGGAACGGTGACAACGCTGTACGAGGAGACCGTCCCCGACCCGACCTACTCTTTCCGTTTCCAGAACTACGACATCATGGAAGTGGTGACGATGGCCCGGGAGGCCGTCGAGCGCATCGGCGCGGACAACATCTCGACCGTCGCCGGCGTCAACCCCGGCTACTCCTTTGGCGAGGACGAGATGCGGGTGTTCACGCAGGCCATCCAGAAGCTCACCGACGCCGAGATCGTCTACGAGGGGTTCCCGGAACTGGGGGCCAGTGACATGTCGAACCACATCACTTCGATCAACAACGAGGAGCCGGACGTGACCTTCTCCAGTCTGTGGGGCGGCGACGTGACGACATTCGTCCGACAGGCGAACGCCAACAACATGTTCGAGAACACGACGGTGTTCGGCACGACGCTGTACAGCGCGGCCGGCGACGTGCCCGGCGACGCGCTGGCCGGGACAGACATCTACTCCGGATCGCGCAACTACTACTGGGGGAAGCCGGCGCTGGGGAACTGGCAGCCCGGCCGTGAGCTGTTCGACGCCGCGACCCAGCAGGACGGCGTGACCGTGCCGACGGCGCACTACATGAGCGGGTACGGGGCGGTCACCGCTTGGGCGACGGCCGTCGAGAAGGCCATCGACCTGTTGGGAACCTACCCCAGCCAAGAGCAGATTGCCCAAATGCTGGAGGGACACGGCTTCTTTACGCCGGCTGGCTACCATAACATCGCCGAGGACCATCAGGGAGCGTCGAACTCCTTCGCCGGCAAGATGGTGTACGACGACGACCTCGGCGCGGCCAGACTCGAGGACGTGAACACCTACGCGGCGACCGAGACCGCCCCGCCGCCGGGCGTCACCGGCAGCGACTGGCTGGACAGCTGGAGTGCCTGA
- a CDS encoding branched-chain amino acid ABC transporter permease: MAVTPTAALVQTLNGIQFGFILFMIASGLTVILGILDVLNLAHGELFSIGAYTAIGVFGFIIGIVGPPGGGVAGTAVFLFAVLAAVLVTAAILLPVGTLFEAVFLRQIYDRDQVYQLVLTFALLLILLDVKKFIWGDSSIRTDAVYSAINTIPTSELVGLNYPTYNVFVILVGSAVVAGLFWFFERTKTGRIIRATAIDREMATAIGVSTDRVFTLVFALGAFLAGFAGAMAVPPTSATLEMGTNPLVLSFVVIVIGGLGSLRGAFVGALLVGVIRSWMITLYPPGEIAAPFAIMALILLVKPEGLFGTWGETA; the protein is encoded by the coding sequence ATGGCCGTAACACCCACAGCCGCGCTCGTCCAGACGCTCAACGGCATCCAGTTCGGGTTCATCCTGTTCATGATTGCCTCGGGATTGACCGTCATCCTCGGCATTCTGGACGTGTTGAACCTCGCCCACGGGGAACTGTTCTCGATCGGTGCGTACACCGCCATCGGCGTGTTCGGATTTATTATCGGCATCGTCGGCCCGCCGGGGGGCGGCGTTGCCGGGACCGCCGTGTTCCTCTTCGCGGTCCTCGCCGCCGTTCTAGTGACAGCGGCGATTCTCCTTCCCGTTGGGACCCTCTTCGAAGCAGTGTTCCTGCGCCAGATTTACGACCGCGATCAGGTGTACCAGCTGGTGCTGACCTTCGCGCTCCTGCTCATACTGCTGGACGTGAAGAAGTTCATCTGGGGGGACAGCTCGATACGGACCGATGCCGTCTACAGCGCCATCAACACGATTCCGACGAGCGAACTCGTCGGGCTGAACTACCCGACCTACAACGTGTTCGTCATTCTGGTCGGCTCGGCCGTCGTCGCCGGCCTGTTCTGGTTCTTCGAGCGGACAAAGACCGGCCGCATCATCCGTGCGACGGCCATCGACCGCGAGATGGCGACCGCCATCGGCGTCAGTACCGACCGCGTGTTCACGCTCGTGTTCGCACTCGGAGCCTTCCTCGCCGGCTTTGCGGGAGCGATGGCGGTGCCGCCGACCTCGGCGACGCTGGAGATGGGCACCAATCCGCTGGTGCTTTCCTTCGTCGTCATCGTCATCGGCGGCCTCGGTAGCCTCCGGGGCGCATTCGTCGGCGCACTGCTGGTCGGTGTCATCCGGAGCTGGATGATTACGCTGTACCCGCCGGGTGAAATCGCTGCGCCGTTTGCCATCATGGCGCTCATCCTGCTGGTCAAGCCAGAGGGGCTGTTCGGGACGTGGGGTGAGACAGCATGA
- the mce gene encoding methylmalonyl-CoA epimerase, with protein MQFDHAGIATDDADPLAELFADAFETPVVHEETFDGLQVTFLDMGNGYFELLEPLPDADGAIPSYLDSNGPGIHHVALETDDISAALETVSACGIDRIDEDPRPGAWGHDVAFLHPKTTGGILVELVEH; from the coding sequence ATGCAATTCGACCACGCTGGCATCGCAACCGACGACGCCGACCCGCTCGCGGAACTGTTCGCCGACGCCTTCGAGACACCAGTCGTTCACGAGGAGACGTTCGATGGCCTGCAGGTGACGTTTCTAGATATGGGCAACGGCTACTTCGAACTGCTAGAACCGCTGCCAGACGCCGACGGCGCGATTCCGAGCTACCTCGACAGCAACGGGCCGGGCATCCATCACGTCGCGCTAGAAACCGACGACATCTCCGCCGCACTAGAGACAGTCAGTGCCTGTGGCATCGACCGCATAGACGAGGACCCGCGGCCGGGCGCGTGGGGCCACGACGTGGCCTTTCTCCATCCGAAGACGACCGGTGGCATACTCGTGGAATTAGTCGAACACTAA
- a CDS encoding branched-chain amino acid ABC transporter permease, with amino-acid sequence MPERVDRDGTPAYRFLGVELTRREAAFLVLGVVFLFVIPDIAGLSDSLQLGVIHQGLLFGFAAVGLNLLLRHTKLTSFGHAAFFGTGAYATAVLARYAGVQSVGLLLLGAIAAATVMAAIIGVLSLRHTGLYFALLTLAFGQLLYAIALGQSALGGSDGLPVRPGPANQPLLFGASFSPDVYQVLTYYLTVVVILIGLFVMYRITQSPFRNALDAIGQERTRARFIGLPVRRYVWAAFVISGIYGGVAGGLYAVVRQYVRPEGTLFFLRSGDILFMAILGGFRTLVGPLIGGVVLVFLQDVGQDVTQYYEFLTGTILLILVYGFPRGIVGSLRSGGIVNTRLGELRREPSVLSTWGRTAVQSIERKVTEALTSLRIILFGVD; translated from the coding sequence ATGCCGGAGCGCGTCGACCGCGACGGGACGCCGGCCTATCGCTTCCTCGGGGTCGAACTGACTCGCCGGGAGGCAGCCTTCCTCGTCCTCGGGGTCGTGTTCCTGTTCGTCATTCCCGACATCGCGGGCCTCTCCGACAGCCTCCAGCTCGGTGTCATCCACCAAGGCCTGTTGTTCGGCTTCGCGGCGGTCGGGCTGAACCTCCTGCTTCGGCATACGAAGCTCACCTCCTTTGGCCACGCGGCATTCTTCGGCACCGGCGCGTACGCGACCGCAGTGCTGGCTCGGTACGCCGGGGTCCAGAGCGTCGGCCTGCTGTTGCTCGGGGCTATCGCCGCCGCGACGGTGATGGCGGCCATCATCGGGGTGCTGTCGCTACGACACACCGGGCTGTACTTCGCCCTTCTGACGCTGGCCTTTGGTCAGCTCCTGTACGCCATCGCGCTCGGGCAGAGCGCTCTCGGCGGGAGCGACGGGCTCCCCGTCAGGCCGGGGCCGGCGAATCAGCCGCTTCTGTTCGGGGCCTCGTTCAGCCCCGACGTGTATCAAGTGCTCACCTACTACCTGACGGTGGTCGTCATCCTCATCGGCCTGTTCGTGATGTACCGCATCACGCAGTCGCCGTTCCGCAACGCGCTTGATGCTATCGGGCAGGAGCGGACCCGGGCGCGGTTCATCGGCCTGCCGGTTCGCCGCTACGTCTGGGCCGCGTTCGTCATCTCCGGCATCTACGGCGGCGTCGCGGGCGGGCTGTACGCCGTCGTTCGCCAGTACGTCCGTCCGGAGGGGACGCTGTTTTTCCTCCGGTCGGGCGACATCCTGTTCATGGCAATATTGGGCGGGTTCCGGACGCTGGTCGGTCCGCTCATCGGCGGTGTCGTCCTCGTGTTCCTGCAGGACGTGGGTCAGGACGTGACCCAGTACTACGAGTTCCTGACGGGTACGATACTCCTGATACTGGTGTATGGCTTCCCGCGGGGCATCGTCGGGTCGCTCCGGTCCGGCGGCATCGTCAACACGCGGCTCGGTGAACTCCGCCGGGAACCGTCGGTCCTGTCGACGTGGGGCCGGACCGCCGTGCAATCGATAGAACGGAAGGTGACAGAGGCACTGACCAGCCTGCGGATAATCCTCTTTGGAGTCGACTGA
- a CDS encoding helix-turn-helix domain-containing protein, with protein MISLEMDMVQYDCPYIDTTRDYEVSFLAKQWDFHPVERELETRIMVNGTDREELDRGLDALEAHDHMESYQLLRRKGDLALIRSRIDETNAMSVIRDHSGYITGPFRIRDGSEIWHVGFDTERVAEGTLSELERDNDYTIRSRESVDLEDYYDLLQNIDSAKRLVDGCRELSAVERDTLEKAVEGGYFDTPRDATLSSLAEEFDVSKMAISKNLRRSQRKILDRVTTAMNDVTE; from the coding sequence ATGATATCGCTCGAGATGGACATGGTCCAGTACGACTGTCCGTACATCGACACCACCCGGGACTACGAGGTGTCGTTCCTCGCCAAGCAGTGGGATTTCCATCCCGTCGAGCGGGAGCTGGAGACGCGGATCATGGTCAACGGCACGGACCGGGAAGAACTGGACCGCGGGCTGGACGCGCTGGAGGCACACGACCACATGGAGTCCTATCAGCTCCTCCGCCGGAAGGGCGATCTGGCACTCATCCGCTCACGCATCGACGAGACGAACGCGATGAGCGTCATCCGCGACCACAGCGGGTACATCACCGGGCCGTTCCGCATCCGGGACGGCTCTGAAATCTGGCACGTCGGCTTCGACACCGAACGCGTCGCGGAGGGGACACTATCGGAACTGGAGCGTGATAACGACTACACGATCCGGTCACGAGAGTCGGTTGATCTGGAGGACTACTACGACCTCCTGCAGAACATCGACTCGGCGAAGCGACTCGTCGACGGGTGTCGAGAACTCTCTGCGGTGGAACGGGACACGCTGGAGAAAGCCGTCGAGGGCGGCTACTTCGACACGCCCCGGGACGCGACCCTGTCGTCGCTCGCCGAGGAGTTCGACGTGTCGAAAATGGCCATCTCGAAGAACCTCCGGCGCAGCCAGCGGAAGATACTCGACCGTGTCACGACGGCGATGAACGACGTGACCGAGTGA